The proteins below are encoded in one region of Apium graveolens cultivar Ventura chromosome 4, ASM990537v1, whole genome shotgun sequence:
- the LOC141719125 gene encoding uncharacterized protein LOC141719125: protein MGASKMRGGLRFRNLYGFNIAMLGKKQVWNLIYQPNSLVARVFKAKYYPNGNILNATRTGGSSFIWSGLWKAKEELKNDFRWVVGDGKTINVFSDPWLQRKQTRSVEARDYSLSSNTKVRIPQYDVCDRVAWTNSKEGMYTVKSGYQTWCEFATQCWQQLGLQDNREEVEDASEWLLDKMSSESVEKLCTIAVILWGIWFFRNKKVWENRVVSSKFAMDWSLKQITYWRKANGRVLQSRSKVGWVLRDRAGEFKGGQVMRFSGEASVLEAEAIGINETLFWLNDRTCAPICMESDSLIAVQAINKGTQYQLKLGHIFDECRRKIAARGGLILKHVRRLANRTAYMVARFPCEVNSYVNFMSPPRQVLDSIMYDASSE, encoded by the exons ATGGGGGCGTCGAAGATGAGAGGGGGTTTGAGATTTAGAAACCTGTATGGTTTTAATATAGCAATGTTGGGAAA aaaGCAGGTATGGAATCTTATTTATCAGCCAAATTCTTTAGTGGCCCGGGTGTTCAAGGCGAAATATTATCCTAATGGTAATATTTTGAATGCAACTAGAACTGGAGGATCGAGTTTTATTTGGTCAGGCCTGTGGAAAGCGAAAGAGGAGTTGAAGAATGACTTTCGTTGGGTGGTAGGGGATGGAAAGACTATTAATGTTTTTTCAGATCCTTGGTTACAGAGGAAACAAACTCGTTCAGTTGAAGCAAGGGACTATAGTTTGAGTTCAAATACGAAG GTTAGAATTCCTCAGTACGATGTGTGTGATAGAGTGGCATGGACAAATTCTAAAGAGGGGATGTATACTGTGAAATCTGGGTATCAGACTTG GTGCGAGTTTGCAACTCAATGTTGGCAACAGTTGGGACTTCAAGATAATAGGGAAGAGGTGGAAGATGCTTCTGAGTGGCTATTGGACAAGATGAGTTCAGAGAGTGTCGAAAAGCTATGTACTATTGCTGTCATTTTATGGGGAATATGGTTTTTCAGAAATAAGAAGGTTTGGGAGAATAGGGTGGTTTCTTCTAAATTTGCGATGGATTGGAGTCTAAAGCAAATCACTTATTGGCGTAAAGCTAACGGTAGGGTTTTACAGTCACGGTCTAAAG TAGGGTGGGTGTTAAGAGATCGGGCTGGAGAGTTTAAAGGGGGGCAGGTGATGAGGTTCAGTGGTGAGGCTTCAGTACTAGAGGCTGAAGCTATTGGTATTAATGAAACATTGTTCTGGTTGAATGATAGAACTTGTGCTCCTATATGTATGGAATCAGATTCTCTTATTGCTGTTCAAGCGATCAATAAGGGCACTCAGTACCAGCTGAAGTTAGGGCATATTTTCGATGAGTGTCGTAGGAAGATAGCAGCTAGAGGAGGTTTAATCCTCAAACATGTTAGAAGGTTAGCTAATAGGACAGCCTATATGGTGGCTCGTTTTCCTTGTGAGGTAAATAGTTATGTGAATTTTATGTCTCCTCCACGACAAGTGTTGGATTCAATCATGTATGATGCGAGTTCTGAGTAA